The following DNA comes from Sphingomonas flavescens.
TTTCGACAGCTACGTCCAGCGCGCGATGGCGGTTACGCCGGCGCAGATCAGCACACTTGCCAAAACCGACCTCCCGATCGACCGGCTGGTAATGGTGGTGGTTGGCGACGTGAAGAGCGTCGAGCCGCAGTTGATGGAATTGCCTGAGCTTAAGCGCGCTGCTGTGCAGCGGGTCACGCTTCCGACAGGCAAATAGCTAAGGCGCGCGAACGACTTTCCCGCCCTTGATCACCAGACGCACCTGTCGCACGGCTTTGACGTCCAAGGTCGGATCGCCATCGACGGCGACAAGATCAGCAAGCAGGCCCGGCTTGATCGCGCCGCGGTCAGTCAAGTGCAGGATGCGTGCATTGCCGGCAGTCGCGGCGCTCAGGACCTGCGCGGCCGGCATCCCGGACGACTGCATCGCCTCCATCTCGCGCCAGTTCTCGCCGTGCGTGAAAACGCCGACGTCCCCGCCCATGCAGATCGGTACGCCAGCTTTGACGGCGAGCCGAAAGGCGCGCCGATTTTCCTGAACGCTTTCGGGTGCGGGTTCCTGGCCGTTCCAGTTTTGAAAGTAACGGGCGTAAGCTTCGGACGCGCCAAGGGTTGGGCAGAGTGCGACCTTCTTCGCTGCCATTTCCTTGAACACCGTTTCTGTGCCGCCGTACCCGTGTTCGATCGTATCTGCGCCGGCGCGGACCGCGCGCATCATGCCTTCCGCGGTGCTGGCGTGCACGGCGACCATCCGGCCGGCATCGTGCGCCGCGGCCACCCCTGCGTCGAGCTCGGCCTGCGACAGGGTAGGGCGGCTCGGCTCGCCCTTGCCCCAATGGTAGTCGGCGTAGAATTTGATGAGGTCGGCGCCGGCCGCGATCTGGTCGCGAACCGCGCGGATCGTCTCTTCGACGCCGGCGACTTCCTGGGCCCCCTGCGGAATCGGCACGCCCGGCTCGTAGCCCTTCGGCCCGTAGGCGCCGCGGGCGACGATCGCCTTGGTCGCCACGAGCAGCCGCGGCCCCGGGACGATGCCCTTGTCGATCGCCTGGCGCAGGCCGACGTCCGCAAAGCCGGCCCCTTCAGTTCCAAGATCGCGCTCCGTGGTGAAGCCCGCGTCCAGGGTGCGTTCCGCCTGCACGACGGCGCGGGCGGTGCGCAGCGCGAGCGGCTCGTGAAGGACCTGATCGTCCCACAGGGTCTCGTTGTACGGGTGCAGGAAGAGATGCGAGTGACCCTCGATCATGCCGGGCAGCAAAGTGGCGTTGGGCAAGTCGATGGTGCGGGCGCCGGCGGGTGCGGTGGGATTGGGGCCGGCGGCGGCTATGCGGTCGCCATCGACGAGTACCCTCCAGCCCAGGTGATTCGTGACGCCGTCGAAAACACGGGCGGGGCGGATCAGCAGGCTTTCGGCCGCAACGGGCGCCGAACATGCCAAAAGCGCGGCAATCGCGATGCCAAGGCGAGCAACGTGCTGACCCAGCCGCGACCCTCGGCGCTCCGGTAACTTTCCTAAGGTCGCAAGAGTCACGGGGACAGGCGCATTTTTCGTGACCTTAAGAAGCCTGGCGTCGGCGCGAATGGGCAAAGCGGCAAGTTGCTGCATCATCGGGCGAGTGGACCACAAAACAGGCCAGATAGGAAAGCCGCTTTTGCCGGTTTGAGGCGCGCGCGGCTTTCGCTACTCGGGCCGGATGCGCGTTGCCCTCTTCGAACCTGAGATCGCCGGGAATGTCGGCGCGGTGCTGCGGCTGGGCGCGTGCATGGGCGTGGCGGTCGACCTGATTGAGCCGACGGGATTCGCCTGGGACGACCGGCGCGTCCGGCGGACGGCGATGGACTATATCGACCATGTCGAAGTGCTGCGGCACGCGAGTTTCGACGCGTTTCGCGAAACGGTTGGCGCCGGACGGCTGGTGCTGTTCACGACGAAGGCGCAGCAGTCGGCCTACGAGTTTGAATTTCGAGCAGACGATGTGCTGCTGTTCGGCAAGGAAAGCGCGGGTGTGCCACAGGCGGTTGCAGATACTTGCGATGCCCGCGTGCGCGTTCCCATGCGCGATGAGGTGCGGTCGCTGAACCTTGCGACCACAACGGCACTCGCTGTCGGCGAGGCGCTTCGCCAGACGGGGATGCTACCGTCTCGACGTTGACATCGTACATTTCTGAAATTACAGAAATTACAAATGAGCGGATTGATCGAGATTCCCGAAGCCGAGGCCTTCATCCTCCATTGGGGGCAGATGGGGACCAATTGGGGCGTCAACCGCTCGGTCGCCCAAATCCATGCTTTGCTGTATCTGTCCGACCGGCCGCTGAACGCGGAAGACATCAGCGAAACCCTGAAACTCGCCCGGTCCAATGTATCGACCGCGCTGAAGGAACTGCAGTCGTACAGCATCGTGCGGCGACAGCATGTCAGCGGCGACCGACGCGACCATTTCGTGGCGGAGACCGACTTGTGGGAACTGCTGATGCGAATCAGCGCGGAGCGAAAGCGGCGGGAAATCGATCCTACCATCGATCTGCTCGCACGATTGAAGGAAAGCATCGCCGACCGAAAGGATGTGCCGGCCCACGTCCGCGAGCGGATCGGGCGCATGCACGAATTCATCAGCACGCTGACCAATTGGTACGACCAGGTTCGCAGGCTGCCCAAGCCCACGCTCATCACGTTGATGAAGCTGGGATCCAAGGTCGCTGCCCTCATTCCGGGCTCCAAACGCAAATCTGACTGAAGGGAGAAGTGAACGCAACGATCCGAACCACGCCTATCTATTTCTGTATTTTCAGAAATTCCGGTAACAGGAGGACTTCATGACCGAACTGGCTTATACACTCTATCTCGCAATCTCGCTCGGAATGACCGTCTGGGTCGCGCACACTCTGTCCACCAATGGCGAAGTCTTTTTGGTCCAGTGTTTCGGCCACAATGCGCAGGTGGCACGATCGACCAATCATTTGCTGGTGGTCGGCTTCTACCTGGTCAACATTGGCTTCATCACCCTGACACTCAGCAACGGCAGCGAGCCGGAGACCTGGCCACAGATGATCCGCTTCCTCAGCGGTAAGGTCGGGCTAGCGGTGATCGTGCTCGGCGGCATGCATTTCTTCAACATGCACGCCATCGCGAGGTTCGGCCGCAAAGTATCTGACTGGCTCGTCGAAGGTCAGTCATATCGGGCCGCGGCTTAGCGGTTTCTGCGGAAGGAAGGCGGAGCCATGGACCCGTATTCAATCGTCAAGACGGTCCACATTCTGAGTGCCAACATATTGTTCGGTACGGGCATCGGTACCGCCTTCTTCTTCTGGCGCGCTCATCGGGCGGGGAACGAGACCGGCCGATTGTTCGCGGCCAAAACGACGGTGCTGGCCGACCTGCTGTTCACCACGCCGGCAGTTATCGTGCAGCCACTCAGTGGCGCGTGGATGATCTGGCGAGCCGGACTCCAGTGGAATGACTTGTGGCTGACGACGACTTACGCGCTCTACCTGTTGGCTGCACTCTGCTGGCTCCCGGTCGTCGCAATCCAACTCCATCTGAAAGGGATGCTCGAGCGTGAAGCTGCCGGACATGGGCTGGACCGGACGCGCTATGAGCGACTTTTTCGAATTTGGTTCATGCTCGGCTGGCCCGCATTCGGCGGGCTTGTGATCGTCTATTTCCTCATGGTCATGAGGCCAAGCTGGTGACACGCGTCCTGATCCTCGGCGGCTACGGAAATTTTGGAAGCCACATCGCGCGTTCCTTGGCGCCGAACCCAAACGTCCAATTGGTGGTTGCCGGACGATCCTTGCAGCGCGCGGCGTCATTTGCCGCCTCACTTGGGGCCGCCAATCCCGCAGAAGCGTATGCGATTGATGTGCGCAGGGATTTCGGCCGGCGCTTGCGAGAAATTGCGCCGGGCATGGTCATCCATACCGTAGGGCCGTTTCAGGGTCAGGACTATGCCGTGGCCCAAACCTGCATCGATAATGGCGTCCATTATGTCGATCTTGCCGACGGCCGTGCATTCGTCGCGGGGATTGATGCGCTAGATGTGCCCGCCCGCGAAGCCGACGTTCTGGTTGTGGCAGGGGCGAGTTCGGTTCCGTGCCTTACGGCTGCGATCATTGACGAAGCATCCTCAAGGTTCGCCGCGATCGAGTCGGTCGATTATGGGATCAGCGCTGCCCAGCAGACCAACCGCGGTCTGGCGACCGCCGCAGCGGTGTTGAGCTATGTCGGCCAGCCGTTCGCGACGCTGCGTGGCGGCGCGAGCACGGTTGTCTACGGCTGGCAGGATCTTCATGGTGAGCGTTACCTCGAGCTGGGCCTGCGGCTGTTCGGCAATTGCGACATTCCCGACCTCGAACTTTTCCCGAAGCGCTATCCCTCTCTTCGCGATATTCGCTTTTGCGCGGGACATGAGATCAAGCTGCTCCACCTCGGTACCTGGATCCTAAGTTGGGGTGTCCGGCTAGGCGTCTTGCCGCCGCTAGGCCGGTATTCGAGCCGGCTGCTGAAATGGTCGTTCCTGTTCGATCCTCTCGGGTCGAGTCGGAGCGGCTTCCACATGGCGTTGGGCGGGAAAGGCCGCGGCGGTCGCGATCGAACCGAGCGTTTCTTCATCATCGCGCGCCAGGGGCATGGCCCGTACATCCCCTGTACGCCGGCGATCATCCTCGCCGAACGCCTGGCGAACGGCCAGCTGACCGAACGCGGAGCGCGGCCATGCCTCGACCTGATTGGGCTCGACGAATTTCTCGGCGCCATCGATCATCTCGACATTAGCATCATTCGCGAGGTGCCCGATGACTGAGGCCTTCAGCTACCGCGACGACCCCAAGGTCCCCGACTTTCCGGATGATAGGCCACTATTCGTGTTCGACGGCTATTGCGTGCTGTGTTCGACCGGCGTGTCCTGGCTCATGAAGTATGGCGGTGACTGCGTGCGATATGCCTCGGCGCAATCGCCGCTCGGCGCGGCGCTATTC
Coding sequences within:
- a CDS encoding tRNA (cytidine(34)-2'-O)-methyltransferase, coding for MRVALFEPEIAGNVGAVLRLGACMGVAVDLIEPTGFAWDDRRVRRTAMDYIDHVEVLRHASFDAFRETVGAGRLVLFTTKAQQSAYEFEFRADDVLLFGKESAGVPQAVADTCDARVRVPMRDEVRSLNLATTTALAVGEALRQTGMLPSRR
- a CDS encoding GbsR/MarR family transcriptional regulator, which produces MSGLIEIPEAEAFILHWGQMGTNWGVNRSVAQIHALLYLSDRPLNAEDISETLKLARSNVSTALKELQSYSIVRRQHVSGDRRDHFVAETDLWELLMRISAERKRREIDPTIDLLARLKESIADRKDVPAHVRERIGRMHEFISTLTNWYDQVRRLPKPTLITLMKLGSKVAALIPGSKRKSD
- a CDS encoding DUF2269 domain-containing protein — translated: MDPYSIVKTVHILSANILFGTGIGTAFFFWRAHRAGNETGRLFAAKTTVLADLLFTTPAVIVQPLSGAWMIWRAGLQWNDLWLTTTYALYLLAALCWLPVVAIQLHLKGMLEREAAGHGLDRTRYERLFRIWFMLGWPAFGGLVIVYFLMVMRPSW
- a CDS encoding amidohydrolase family protein; the encoded protein is MMQQLAALPIRADARLLKVTKNAPVPVTLATLGKLPERRGSRLGQHVARLGIAIAALLACSAPVAAESLLIRPARVFDGVTNHLGWRVLVDGDRIAAAGPNPTAPAGARTIDLPNATLLPGMIEGHSHLFLHPYNETLWDDQVLHEPLALRTARAVVQAERTLDAGFTTERDLGTEGAGFADVGLRQAIDKGIVPGPRLLVATKAIVARGAYGPKGYEPGVPIPQGAQEVAGVEETIRAVRDQIAAGADLIKFYADYHWGKGEPSRPTLSQAELDAGVAAAHDAGRMVAVHASTAEGMMRAVRAGADTIEHGYGGTETVFKEMAAKKVALCPTLGASEAYARYFQNWNGQEPAPESVQENRRAFRLAVKAGVPICMGGDVGVFTHGENWREMEAMQSSGMPAAQVLSAATAGNARILHLTDRGAIKPGLLADLVAVDGDPTLDVKAVRQVRLVIKGGKVVRAP
- a CDS encoding saccharopine dehydrogenase NADP-binding domain-containing protein yields the protein MTRVLILGGYGNFGSHIARSLAPNPNVQLVVAGRSLQRAASFAASLGAANPAEAYAIDVRRDFGRRLREIAPGMVIHTVGPFQGQDYAVAQTCIDNGVHYVDLADGRAFVAGIDALDVPAREADVLVVAGASSVPCLTAAIIDEASSRFAAIESVDYGISAAQQTNRGLATAAAVLSYVGQPFATLRGGASTVVYGWQDLHGERYLELGLRLFGNCDIPDLELFPKRYPSLRDIRFCAGHEIKLLHLGTWILSWGVRLGVLPPLGRYSSRLLKWSFLFDPLGSSRSGFHMALGGKGRGGRDRTERFFIIARQGHGPYIPCTPAIILAERLANGQLTERGARPCLDLIGLDEFLGAIDHLDISIIREVPDD